The Phyllostomus discolor isolate MPI-MPIP mPhyDis1 chromosome 4, mPhyDis1.pri.v3, whole genome shotgun sequence genome window below encodes:
- the RBM44 gene encoding RNA-binding protein 44, which translates to MQATAVVGAASGSGARSDGGSVRRDGPSNPKKGNLSSSSAYKEAKLTFRDDDWDSLAQDEIADDRDMSSTDQAEPLQPSPPAAAGASLERACPGSREFADSVDCVFLNETYSVPYAESKLRNENVLLNSELASEMQEREELFFDVLEHSKILDLEGSYQISDDDDKETAEEAQKHGGDETSQQEYHSEEEQEYLSSHFSFDRAKTSSVSDLEVVGLMDPGCEGKHAGSPEADRARLERSSGISLGSVDVYGQEDSPHVSKFQNSVALSEHHKPKHEKRREQETSLMRRTVFDEIVLSSSPPENQESRSNSSFLNPQQALKTKIYTGKIKSQVTETKDFCGNITVENKMLQHLENPSMLPRDKASETVPQPYQGSQTSCSLCDDSALSACERSSYMSLPGTPHSAPGSPPPPRTGGTDAQDVEEDGSLEGAAGSAADQASLLGVEGARPDPVTGSLRRALTVNQTADVSSDFRACFTTSRATTARPSVVSTSSNTEITMMNKRRPGECQKGRHRSVACNTDWSYCPGSEDTQVAVMKGPLGKAFSVDSVKPGGNFLNKDSLELRKTLAITELKKHPEREPQLSKDREKNLPSKCCQKIMQRAVKAELQLLNVHYQLCHRHCSEIYRLVMEDREGLSRDLSASSVHKELGSALLSVLGDLKVRYVSLKEKINKGVPLEELPPLSVESKLLSAFSAFAARLMKKESHVFSGADSELDNQIICDVDVSSSLKKTLSQVSLLSDNSHPNQSTSPKEDGLKNGDIDGYFSQLKLDDKDCRNQDVSEDWFDARESLAGADCSGDSRTEQARRGLECAPEIKNVDPLHREKSYLVHVGGLCPSVSEADLRYHFQKYQLSEISMYDSSNYRYASLAFKRNNDAKSAVNEMNGMEINGKPVNVRLVKSPGEYVSPLSSKNGRRVSLNNLEKSINKEISSASCISRLPRTRPRQLGSEEDGESFHFDQGVKKKNCKQIESAKPLPDTPLRFTPPNTLNLRSFTKIMRRLAELHPDVCRDRIIDALQAVRMSHKGFLNGLSINTIVEMTSSVLKNSTSS; encoded by the exons ATGGGCCTTCTAATCCTAAGAAAGGAAATTTGTCATCTTCCAGTGCTTATAAGGAAGCCAAATTGACTTTTCGTGATGACGACTGGGATTCCTTGGCACAAGATGAAATTGCTGACGACAGAGACATGAGCAGTACTGACCAAGCAGAGCCGCTGCAGCCGTCTCCTCCTGCAGCTGCAGGCGCCAGCCTGGAGCGCGCGTGCCCTGGGTCACGGGAGTTTGCAGACAGTGTCGACTGTGTGTTCTTGAATGAAACATACTCTGTCCCTTATGCGGAGTCAAAACTAaggaatgaaaatgttctgttaaATTCAGAATTAGCTTCTGAAATGCAGGAAAGAGAGGAGTTGTTTTTTGATGTTTTGGAACATAGTAAGATTCTTGACTTAGAAGGAAGCTACCAGATTTCAGATGACGACGATAAAGAAACTGCTGAAGAGGCGCAGAAGCACGGCGGGGATGAAACCTCGCAGCAGGAGTACCACAGTGAGGAAGAGCAGGAATACCTGAGCAGCCATTTCTCTTTTGACAGAGCAAAAACGTCAAGTGTATCCGATCTGGAAGTGGTCGGGCTAATGGATCCAGGTTGTGAAGGTAAACACGCTGGCAGTCCGGAAGCTGATCGTGCTAGGTTAGAAAGGAGCTCTGGCAtctctttaggttcagttgatgtTTATGGACAAGAAGATTCACCTCATGTCTCCAAATTTCAGAATTCTGTTGCACTGAGCGAGCACCATAAACCAAAGCATGAGAAGCGTCGGGAACAAGAGACGAGTTTAATGCGCCGCACAGTGTTCGATGAAATTGTACTAAGCAGTAGCCCTCCTGAGAACCAAGAGTCTCGGTCTAACAGCAGTTTCTTAAACCCTCAACAAgcattgaaaactaaaatttacaCTGGCAAAATTAAATCTCAAGTAACTGAAACTAAAGACTTTTGTGGAAATATAACTGTTGAGAACAAAATGTTACAACACCTTGAAAATCCTAGCATGTTGCCACGGGACAAAGCTTCGGAGACAGTCCCACAACCCTATCAAGGTAGCCAGACTTCCTGTTCCCTGTGTGACGACTCAGCACTTTCCGCCTGTGAACGTTCGTCCTACATGAGCCTGCCAGGCACCCCTCACTCAGCCCCGGGGTCTCCTCCCCCGCCCAGGACTGGGGGCACAGATGCTCAGGACGTAGAAGAAGACGGCTCCCTAGAAGGTGCTGCCGGCAGTGCTGCCGACCAGGCGTCCCTCCTCGGTGTGGAAGGAGCGCGTCCTGACCCCGTGACAGGGTCACTGCGGCGCGCTCTCACCGTCAACCAGACAGCGGACGTGAGCTCCGACTTCAGGGCCTGCTTCACGACCAGCCGCGCAACGACGGCCAGGCCTTCCGTGGTGTCCACGTCCAGCAACACGGAGATAACGATGATGAACAAAAGGCGCCCCGGCGAGTGTCAGAAGGGAAGGCACCGAAgcgtggcctgcaacacagacTGGTCCTACTGTCCAGGCAGTGAGGACACCCAGGTGGCCGTGATGAAAGGGCCCCTGGGAAAAGCCTTCTCAGTTGACAGTGTAAAGCCCGGTGGAAATTTTCTAAATAAG GATTCCCTGGAATTAAGAAAAACACTTGctattacagaattaaagaaacatccTGAGAG ggaaCCTCAACTTTCTAAAGACAGGGAGAAGAATTTGCCGTCCAAGTGCTGCCAGAAAATAATGCAGAGAGCCGTCAAAGCGGAGTTGCAGCTTTTAAACGTCCACTACCAGCTGTGCCATCGCCACTGCAGTGAAATCTACAGGCTCGTGATGGAGGACAGGGAAGGGCTCAGCAG GGATTTATCGGCGAGTTCCGTGCACAAGGAGCTGGGATCGGCACTGCTGTCCGTGCTGGGGGACCTGAAAGTGAGGTACGTGAGCCTGAAGGAGAAGATAAACAAGGGCGTCCCCCTGGAAGAGCTGCCCCCGCTGTCCGTGGAGTCGAAGTTGTTGTCTGCCTTCTCCGCTTTCGCTGCCAGG CTAATGAAAAAAGAATCACATGT CTTTTCAGGAGCAGATTCCGAACTAGATAATCAGATAATATGTGATGTTGATGTTTCCTCAAGCCTGAAAAAGACGCTCTCTCAA GTGTCTTTATTATCTGATAACAGTCATCCTAATCAAAGCACCTCACCCAAGGAAGACGGTTTAAAAAATGGCGATATAGATGGATACTTCAGTCAACTGAAACTTGATGACAAAG ATTGCAGAAATCAAGACGTGAGTGAGGACTGGTTCGATGCTAGAGAGAGCCTGGCGGGAGCCGACTGCTCGGGAGACAGCCGGACGGAGCAGGCCAGACGGGGCCTGGAGTGCGCGCCCG aaatcaagaatgTCGACCCCTTACACAGAGAGAAGAGTTACTTGGTACATGTGGGCGGCCTCTGCCCTTCAGTGTCTGAG gCTGATTTAAGGTATCATTTCCAGAAATACCAACTTTCTGAGATTTCCATGTATGATTCTTCTAATTACAG ATACGCGTCTCTcgcttttaaaagaaacaatgacGCCAAGTCTGCTGTGAATGAAATGAATGGGATGGAAATAAACGGCAAACCAGTAAACGTGCGACTGGTTAAAAGTCCTGGAGAATATGTATCACCACTTTCCTCCAAAAATGGAAGGAGAGTTAGTTTGAATAATTTGGAGAAAAGCATCAACAAAGAAATCAGCTCAGCTTCCTGTATTTCCAGATTGCCCAGAACCAGGCCAAGGCAGCTGGGGTCCGAGGAGGACGGCGAATCTTTCCATTTCGACCAG GGTGTCAAGAAGAAGAATTGTAAACAGATTGAATCTGCTAAACCGTTACCTGACACGCCTTTGCGATTCACGCCTCCAAACACGCTGAACCTGCGCAGCTTCACCAAGATCATGAGGAGGCTCGCTGAGCTGCACCCCGACGTCTGCAG GGACCGCATCATAGATGCCCTTCAGGCGGTGAGGATGAGTCACAAAGGGTTTCTGAATGGCTTGTCCATTAACACCATCGTGGAGATGACGTCATCTGTGTTGAAAAACTCCACTTCCAGTTAG